In the Gemmatimonadota bacterium genome, ATCCTGGGGTGCTCCACCACCTCGATCAGGCCGTTTCCGTGGCGCAGCGCCATTTCCACCGAGTCGGCGATCCGCTCCCTGTCCTGAGCGCGAGCCACGAGGCGGTCCACGACCACCGAAATGTCGTGCTGCTGGTGGCGGTTCAGACGCGGCGGGCTCGTGAGATCGTAGGTCTTCCCGTCGACGCGTACTCTGACGAATCCGTCCCTCCGGGTGCGTTCGAAGAGCGCGGCGAATTCACCTTTGCGGCCGCGCACGAGCGGTGCGAGGAGCTCGATGCGGGTGCCTTCCTCGATCTGGAGCAGACGATCCACGATCTGGGTCGCCGACTGACGCTCCACGGCCTTGCCGCACTCCGGACAGTGGAGGATGCCCACCCGCGCCCAGAGCAGACGCAGATAGTCGTATATCTCGGTTACGGTGCCGACCGTCGAGCGCGGGTTGCGGCTCACGGTCTTCTGCTCGATGGAGATGGCGGGCGAGAGCCCCTCGATGGCGTCCACGTCGGGTTTCTCCATCACACCCAGAAACTGTCTGGCGTAGGCGGAGAGAGATTCCACGTAACGGCGCTGCCCCTCCGCGTAGATGGTGTCGAAGGCCAGCGAGGACTTGCCCGAGCCCGAAAGGCCGGTGATCACCACTAGGCTGTCGCGGGGGAGCGTGATGTCGACATCCTTCAGATTGTGTTCGCGGGCGCCGCGCACGACGAGTTCCTCCCGGAAGCTCCGGCCCGTTCCCGACGTCACCATCCTATCTCCTTGAAGAGAAAGACGCCGACTATCTGTTGCGGCGCTATCCCCAGCCCGCCGAGAGTGCCGATGCCTCCGAGCCCTCCGGATCCTCCCCTGAGGTAGCGATCCGCGACGAAGGTCTCCACCCAGTACTCGTCGCCGAAGCCCCAGTCGACCCTGACGCCGCCGAAGAAGCCGCCCACTCCGGTTTGCTGGGCGAGGGGACGCAGCACGAGTACGGCGAAGGCGTCCTGCCCGATGTACTGTCCGATCTCCACCTCCGTGGTGGCGAGGGGGGAAGCGAGCCCGGCGAGGGTGTAGTCGCCGGCCTGGGTTATGGAGAGATAGTCCACGCCGATCTCCTGGGCCAGAGCAGTACCCAACTGCGAGGCGGCGGCTCCGGAGATGAGCGTGGCCAAGGCTCCGGTGGTCGCCTGGGAAAGCGGGTTCTGCGAGGCAAGACCCGAAACCGGCCTGCCCAGCAGGAGGTAGCCGATCAGGTCCGCCTGATCAAGTCCGGCTTCGTCGGAAGTCAGACTCACCTCGGGAGCGGTCAGGGTTCCTTCCACCGTCGCGGTCATCTGGAGCGGCTCGCCTTCGCGCCTGCGGATGCGGCTGACGGCGGTGACATCGAGGTTCGGATTCACGCCGGGAATGCCGGTGAAACTGACCGAGCCGCCGGATACCTCGAAGGAGCGCTGCAACAGCGAGTAGTTGCCCCGCAGCGCCTCGAGCTCGCCCACAAGCACGATGTCGCCCTGCCGGCGATCATAGCTCACCGAGAGTTCGCCCCCCATTTCAACGCTCATTTCGGGGGAGCGCAGCCACAGGTCGCGGGGAACCTCGAGGTCGATCTCCGTGCGCAAGTTGGCGAGGAAGGGATTGCTGAGACCGCGGAGGAAGGGTTGCGCGGCGAGGAACGTCGTGTCGGTGCCGAAGAGGCGCGGATCGGAGAGATCGATCACGTACGCAGTTCGCTCGAACTCCTCGGTGAAGAGCGTACCGCGGTCGACGATGACCGCTCCCTGCGCGACCGGACGCAGGTACCGGCCGCCCAGGCCGATCTCGCCGGTGATCACGGCCTCCATGTCGGCCCGCGACACGGCGAGGAACTCGTCGAACATGAAGTTCACGTCGAGCGCCGGGTTGGCGACCGAGGAGAAATCGACGGTCCCTTCCGCGACAAGCTCGCCGCCTCGGGTCGCGAGCCTGAGATCGACGCTCCCGTCGCGGTTGAGACCGAGCACGCCGTCGGTGGGGGGAGGTCGGATGCCCAAGGCCGGCAGAGACCACTCGAAATCCGTGATTTCGAGCTCCCCGTCGGGGCGGAGGACGTCGAGGTTTCCACCCAGCCGGGCCGAGCCGGAAATGACGCCGCTCACCCCTTCCAGATCGCGAAGAGCGGCGAGCGCGGAGGCCGCAGGCAACGAATCGAGCTCGAAGGCCATGTCCATGAGGCCGTCAGGGGTCCTGTCCGCCACGCGGGTCAGTCCCAGGTCCACCGGCATCGGTCCCTGGGCTCTCAGCACTTCGCGCTCTCCCACCATGCCGGAGAGCTTGACCCGGGCGCTCAGCTCCTGGTACGATGCGCTTCCGGTCAGACTCGACAGCTCGAAGTCCTCGAAACGGGGTTCGACTATGATCCAGTCGGCCTCGATGCGGGGTGCGTTCGAAGGTCCAACAACGGCCGCCGTCAGCGTCACGTTCCCGGACGCCGGCCAGTCACCGAACCCGCCCAGCTCCCCGATGTGCGCGAGTTCGACCCCTTCGACGACGACGTCGAACTTGGTGATGCCCACCCGGGCCAGGGTACCGCTGGCGGTGACGAACTTCCCCGACGCTCCCCTTCTTTCGAGCCTGAGATCGTTGAAGGACAAGGCCTGCGAGCCCCACGACACCTGGGCGGGGCGGGCCAGTTCGTAGAGGACGGTGTCGGCGGCTATACCTAGCTCGGTTACCCCTATCTCCACGCCTTCGTCCTCGATAGTGAACTCGGACGCCAGGGCGAGTGCGCCGGTCGAACCCCGACGCAGGTCCACGCGGGCTTTGCCGACGCCTCTTTCGGAGACACCGCTCACGGAGGCCGTCTCCACCCGGCGGCCGTAAAGGCGCAGACCGCCGGCCTCGGCGTCGAGGGTCCAGGTGTTGTCGAACTCCGGGAGTCCGCGCACTGTGGTCCTGAGCGTCAGCGAATCGACCTCTTCCCTCCTGTAGGCCATTTCGGCAAGCCCCAGGTCGAGTTCGAGGTCGAAGTCCTCGAGCGACCCGCGCAGAGCGACTCTTCCTCGGAGCCTTCCGTCGAGCCGGACGTCGACGGCTTCGGGCAGCGCCTCCACATCGACTTCGGTGATGGCGAGAAGCGTCCTCTGGAGGGAGGTGAGCGTATCCTTGACGGGTCCGACCGGCCCGATCACGAGCTCGCGCAGACCCGCCACCGACTCCGCCCGGGCGTCGAAGCGGATCTCCCCTCTCGAAGGCGAGTTCAGTCCGATGCGCCCGGAACCGGCAATCGAGACGCCCCCCACCCGCGTGATCATCGTGGCGAGGTTCAGAAAACCTCCCTCCACCGACAACTGAGCGGCCAGAGTGTCCACGGTCAGCGGCCCGGTGCGTAAGGAGCTTGCGGATACCGAGGCGCTAAGGTATCCCGCGTTCAGATCCCGCCCGCGTCCCTCCACGTCGGCTCTCATGTTGATCGATGTGGGTTCCGGGAGTTCGGGGAAGAGACTCGAGACCGGGAGGGAATCGGCCTGGAGACCGAAGCGGTAGAAGGCGCCAGGCTCCCTGATGTCCGCGACGCCGCTCACCGCCAGTCGACCTCCGTCTATCTCCAGGTCGGCGTCGATGCCTGCGTCGCGAGCCCGCCCGGAGATCGAGACCGCTCCCGACGCGTAGGCGCTCCCCACCTCGCCCTCCAGCCCAAGAGCTCCGAGCGGAAGCGAGTCGAGCGCCGTCAAAGCCTCGATCTCGAACTCGGAGAGCTCTCCCTGGCGAATCTCTCCTCTGACCGAGATCGGGGACACGCGACCCTCCCACCCGTTCGTCAGGTCGAGATCGAAGGTGAGGCCGCTCGTCAATCCGCCGTCCAGACGCGCTTCGAGCCGGTTCCGACCCCTGAGCGGAAAATCCGCCCTGCTCCGTCCCAGCAACGTGACCTCCTCCCGCGAGAACGGCTGGACCCGCACCACGAGCTCGCGGGCCCGCAGCTCCTCTCCGTCCGTTCCTCTCTCCCCGAGGTCGATCCACCCTCGGACAGTGGCCGAGATCGTTTCCGGCGTGGGCGAGAACGTGCCGGCCGCTGGGTCGGGCTCCGTATCTTCGTCGCCGGCGGAGGTCACGGTCGGAGGACCGTCGGGGCGCGGCGGGAGCATCGGACTCGCCACCTCCTCCGGGTGTAGGGCCAGAACCCCGCTTACGGCCAGATTCCGGCCCTCTCCGTCGAGAATCGCGTCCCCCGAGAGGCGGACGTTCTCCGGCATGACGACCTTGAACCATCTCTCGACCAGGGAGGAGGGCGCGGATTCGACCGTCACCTCCACCGAGTCGTAGCGGTCGCCCTCGCGGTCGATCAGCAGTCCGCCCTCGAGCCGTGCCGTGCCGCCCCGTTCTTCGACGACGATCGGTGAGAAGTCGAGAAGGATCGCCCGGTCGGTGGCGAGCCCGATTTCGCCGTTGATGCTCGTGCCTGCCAACCGCGGCTCGATGACCGTGAAATCGTCCCCCGACGCCGCTCCGACGGTGACGAATCTCGAGGTGAAGGTCCAAGGTCGGCCAGTGTCTTGCGTGTCGGGCGGCTCCACCCTCGCCTCCTGGAACGCCAGAGTCGATTCCGCCAGGCTGAGGGAGCCCTGGGTGATCACGACCCCCTCCCCACCGGTGTAGGTAAGGTGGCCGCTCAGATCGTGAACCCGCACCCCGCCGCCGTTCAGCTCGAGGTCGGCCGAGAGCGACGCTACCGTTGCGACGAACTCCGCCCGGGAGTCCTCGGGCCAGAGCGTCACATCCTCCAGGTCGAGGTCGATCCCGGAAATGGGCAGCTCCGATACGGACCCTGAGCCGTCGGAAGCGGGGATGTTGCCGAGCAGTTGGTCGTCTCCACCGCCGACCGGGACCGCAATGTCGAGAAAACTGTCTCGGATGGAGACCTTCTCGATCCGCAACGGCGACCGTTCGGCCCGGTCGGTATCCGGAGCGAGATCGTCTTCACCCGGTGCGGTCGCGGATCCCTCGGGAGCGAAAAGCCTGTCGACGTTGGTCGCGGCCTCGGAGGGCAGACGGGCGATCTTCCCGTCGAGCCCCCAGATCGCGACCTCGTCCACGCTGAGACCGCCAACCAAAAGCGACGCCAGGGAGCTCCCGAGCGCGATGGAGTCGGCGGTGAAGATCGGCTGGCCGTCCTCGTCCATCAGACCGACTCCCTTGAGCCGCATCTGCTTGAAGATGTCTCCCTCGGCGAGCGAGTCGACAATGATCTCGCCTGCAAGCGATTCGCCGACTCGGGTGATGGCTTCCTCGAGTATAAGACGACTCGCAAGGCCGCCGCGGGCGAATACCAGCAAGGCCGACGATAGCGCCAGCAGCCCGAGCCACGGCCACGGCCGGCTCCAATGCCACCAGCGCCGCTTCCTGGCCGCGCTCCGGTCCCCATCCTCTCCCGCCGAGGTGGCGTTCGGTCCGGTCTCTGGATCGTCTCGGCGTCGGGTCACGACAACTCCACTCAGAAGGCCTGGCCGATCGAGACGTGGAGGCGCAGTCGGTCGACGGACAATCCCGGCGCTTCGCCCCAGCCCCGTTCAGCCTTGAGCCGAGCGAGGGTCGAACTCTGCACCCAGGGCACGGGCCGACCGTCGACCACGAGCCTGGACTCCGGATCTTCCCCGTCCAAGTAAGGCAGGATGAGAGGAACCACCACCGGAAGCTCCTCGCCCGCGCGAAAGTGGTAGCCTAGATCGAGTCGCAGCGGTCCGATGGGGCTCGCGTAGCGCACTCCCAGCCCGGGAGCGACCTCGACCTCGGAGAGAGACACGCCGGCCGGGTTGTTCCAGACCTGGCCCACGTCGGCGAAGAGCACGCCCTCGAACAGATTCGAGAGTCCGATCCGGGTCTCCAGGTTGGCTTCGAAAACCCAGTCGCCCCCGGTGGGCCGGGCCAGGAAGACGGAGGCGTCCGCCCTATCGGGATCGCAGGTCAGGGCGGCAAGCTCTTCGGGGTCGCATCCTCCGGGCCCCAGCAGGCCGGCGGCCTCGGGCACGTAGAGCACGCGCGGACCGAGTCCGCCCTGTTCAAATCCCCTCACCGAGCTCGCCCCACCGGAATAGAATCGCTTGGTGGGATGGAGCGACAGACCACCCTCTCGGACGCTCTTCCCGTCAGCCCCGACCCAGCCTCCCCGCAAGCGGGTGGCGAGCACGAGGCGAGACGCGGGCTGGGAATACCAGACGCCCTCGCCCAGAACGCGCTGGTAGGTGAAATCGGATCCCGTCCACGACGAGGCATACTCATAGTCGAGTCGAACGACGTATCCGGCGGTAGGATTCAGAATGCCGGTCACCAGACTGCGGTTCAACCGAACCGTTACCGGAGCCAGACGATGGCGATCAGCCAGAATGGAGATGTCGTTCGGATCGCAGACCAGCAGGCTCGCGCACAGGAGCGCATCGGCCGCGCTCAGGCTGGAGAGCTCGAGGCCGTAGGCCGCCGTCACCGTGGTCTGGGTGTTCAATGGACGGGTGACGGCTGCGGAGGCGCCGATGGCTTCGCGCACGAAGATGTCGGGCACGGAGTTCCGTTCGGCGAAGAAAGTGGCCGAAAAGGAGTTTCGGGTGGAAAAAACCCAAGGCTGACTGAATTCGAGCGAAGCCAGCCAGTTGAGAGCCGCGAATTCCTCTTCTCCACTCTGCGGACAGGCCAGGTTGTGAAGTTGGGACGCGAGCACGTTCGACACCCTCGTCCTTACGCTCAGGCGCCGACCGGCGCCCAGAAAGTTCCTCGCCGTCCACCGCGTCTCGGCATCCAGGCACTCGGCGCTGTTCAGTCCGGCTCCGTATCGGAACCGGTAGGCGTCGGACTCGGATATCCTGATCTCCAGCGGCATCACGGAATCGGCGAGAAGGATCGCGGTGGAGTCGGCGAGCAGGTCCGCCCGGCGCACGATCTCCAGACCGAAGAGCCGGGTGCGGGCGTTGCGCAGCTCCTCGCGGCTGTAAAGGTCGCCTGCGGCGATGCGGGCGGTGTATAGGATCGTCGTCCGGTCGAGGGAGGAGTTGCCGGTCACAGTGATTTCGCCGTAGCGCACCAGAGGGCCGAGCGAGACATCCAAGGTGACCTCGGCGGCGTAAGGAGCGCCCGCCGGAACAAAGGTCTGTCGAAGCACGCGGGCATGGGCGTAGCCGCGATCGGCCAGGCGAGCTTCCAGCGAATCCCTGAGAATCTGGAGATCGACGATCGAGAGCGCCTTGCCGGGAACCGGTGCGCCTCCGGCCGGAACCGCGTCGGAGAGCGAGTCCGGGAGGCCCGCAATCTCGAAGGAAGCGAGCAGGACCGGCCTGCCCTCGTCGATAGTGAAGGTCACATCGACCGAACCGTCCTCGCGTTCGACCGTGGAGAAACCGACACTCGCCTCCTGAAAACCTCGCTGATGGTACCAGGCTCGCAGCCGGGCGGCGTCCACCACGAGAGAGCGCTCGCGAAGGAGCGCCGTGTTCGTAGCGAAATCCGCGCCTGCCCAGCAGAATGGAGTGAGCAGGAAGGTGACGCACTCCGAAGACCTCGTCTGAACGATCCTCCTCAGCGAGTCGACCGGAAAGGTGAGATCGCCCGTGAACTCCACCCTGTGGATCTGCGGCGTCGGAATCTGAGCCGCCGCCCCGCCCCCGCCTGCCAGAGCGACTGCGGCCAGAAGGCCGAAGAGCAGACGCCGCGCCTTGCCCGCGAGAAAGGAACGCTTGCCCTCGCTGCGCGAGAAGCGGGTGACGGCGAGCGCAGGACCGTTCAGGTCTAGGAGGTTGACGGTATTGACGCCTTCTTCGGGAGCGCGCCAACGGGAGGAGGTAGCCGTGCCTGCATGGATCAGGAGGAAGGACCCCGACCTCGATACGACCCTGTCCGCGTGCGAGACGTGCTGGTGACCGGCCAGCACCACGTCTACCCCCATCCCGGCGATCCTTTCGATGGCGTCTTCGGCGTTGGGCAGCGGAGAGCTTGCCTTTCCATGAATACGTCGGAGGCAGTGGTGGATGACGAGGATGCGGCGCTCCCCGGGCTCAGCCCCGTCGAAAGCCGTGCGGGCGTAGTTCAGATCTTCGCTCCGCAGCCGTCCGTTCACTATGCCGCGGTGGGGTGAAGCGGTGTTCAGGCCGACGACGAGAGCCCGCCCGGGCAGATGGCATGCGCTTCTTCGCTCGCCTATGTGACGATCCCACTTTCGCCACGGCCACAGCAGCCGTTCCCAGAACCGATAGAGCGCGACGTCGTGGTTTCCGGCCACGCATATCGCAGGCGCTCCGATCTCGGTCAGAAGAGCCTCCGCGATCTCGTATTCGCGCTTTTTCGCCCTCTGGGTCAGATCGCCCGAAACGACTACGAGATCGGGCGCGAGTTCCCGTATGAGCGCGAGAAAGGCTTCGCCTGCGGTGCGCAGGAAGGGTCGGCCGATCTGGAGATCCGAAGCGTGGAGGACCCGCAGCTCCGGGAGCGGATCCGGGGGCAAGTCAGGCCGCCTTCCCGGCCTTTGCTCTCCTGAGGGCGCGCAGGCCGACAAAGGCTGTCGCGATCATGGCCAGGCTGAAGAGCTGCGCCAGAGTCAGAATGCCGAAGAAACGGTCGTCCTTGGCTCGCAGGAACTCCACGAGGAAACGCTCGGCTCCCGCCAGAGCCATCCAGATGAAGAAGAGGGATCCCGCAGGACCCCCGCCCAGACGAAGTTTCCAGAGGAACAGGAAGATCAGGGTGCTGAGGCCGACCTCGTAGAGCTGCGTGGGATGCACCGGGAGCACTTCCCCGTAGCGCTCGACCAGCGCGGGATCCACCTCGATCCCGAAAGCCTCGATGTTGGCGACGGTGGTCGCCGGGGCGCCGTTGGGAAAGGCGATGCCCAGCCAGGAATCCGTGGGCCGGCCCCAGTCGTCCCCTACCAGAAAACAGCCTATGCGACCTATTCCGTACGCGAGAGCGAGGGACGGAGCGATGGCGTCCGCCGTTGCCGGGAGCGGCAGCCGACGGCGGCGTATCTCCCAGAGCACCAATGCGGTGCCACCGATCAGCCCGCCGTACCAGACCAGACCGCCGCGACCGAAGAGCATGCCCGTCGGGTCGGCCGTCAGCCGGTCGAAATTGAGGAAAACGTAGTAGAGCTTGGCGCCGACGATTCCGCCGACCACGGCCATGAAGACGAAATCCCAGGCACGGTCCGGGTCCTGGCCGATGCGGCGCAGCTCGGTCCGGACCACGTAGCCGGCGGCAAGGAAGGCAAGGAACATGCAGACGCCGAAGGAGGTCACGGGACTGCCGCCGAGAATGGGCACCCACTGCGGAATGTCGAAGATTACCGGGTACATTTGCGCCTGAGTTGTGGTCGGTCCACCGTTGTGCCGATCAGTTCGCCGCCGCCGCGGTACCGTGCCGGAAGGTGCGACGGTCGTGTCCGGCGTTGGAGATACTGGCCAGTCCGGGGAAAGCTAGCGAGGCGGAGGCGTCCGTGTCCCACGGGCTGGCCCCGTCACGGGCGTACCGGAAGCGGGCGGTCCTGGCGATCATGGCTCCGTTGTCGAGCGAGAGCCGGGGGCTGGCGAAGTGGAGGGAGCCGTGTGGCCGGAGTCGTCGCATCAGCTCCGCCCGCAGCGCCTTGTTCGCTGCCACGCCGCCACCGACCAGCACCCGCCGGCACCCGGTCCGCGCAACCGCTCGCATCACCTTGGTGGCGAGAACGTCCACGGCCGCCGCCTGAAAGGAGGCCGCCAAGTCTGCGGAACGGGGAGTCGGATCTCCGATCTTCTCCACAAGCACCGCCACCGCCGTCTTGAGGCCGGAGAACGAGAAGTCGAAGTAGGCAGGGTCCCCGGGTTGCCCGGCACGGCCCTTCACCATAGGCCGAGGGAGCTGGAAATGGGGCTCCCCCGCAGCCGCCGCCCTTTCGATCTCGGGTCCGCCCGGATAGCCCATCCCCAGAAGCTTGGCCACCTTGTCGAAAGCCTCCCCCACCGCGTCGTCGCGGGTCTCCCCCAGGAGCGTGTACTCGCCCCAGGCGCCCGCATGGAGGAGGAGAGTGTGCCCGCCCGACACCAGGAGCCCGACGAAGGGCGGGCAGGCGTCGGGGTCTTCGAGGGATGCGGCGAATAGGTGCGCCTCCATGTGATGGCAGGCCACGAAGGGGCGACGGTACCCGAAGGCGGCGGCCTTGGTCCACGATACTCCGACCAGCAGGGAGCCGATGAGCCCGGGGCCGGCGGTCACGCTCCAGAGATCTATCTCGTTCCCCCGCACCCCGGCCTGGCGGAGGGCGGCGTCGGCCACGGCATCGATGGAACGCAGGTGAGCCCGGGCGGCGAGCTCGGGTACCACCCCGCCGTAGACCTCGTGCTCGTCCTGAGAGAGCACGACGTGGCCGAGAATCCGGTCGTCAGCGTCGATCACCGCGGCCGAAGTCTCGTCGCACGAGCTCTCCATGCCGAAGATCAGCGAGGGCAGGTCGGCCACGCCTGCGGTCACTCCGCCGGTTCCGCAGTCATCCCGTGGATGTCAGAGCCCAGAGCAGCACCGCGATCACGAGGGCGGCGATCTTGAGATGCCAATTGCGCTTCAACCCAGCCGGCGCCTCCTTTAACATCCGACCGACCTCGTCGACGCCCCCGAATTTGCCGAGATTGGTCAGCTTGGAAACCAGAGTCGTCTTACCTGTCGACAAGGTCAACCTCCCAGCAGGCGTTGAACGAGTTCGCGATTGACCTGCGAGTCCCAGTGGGTTCCGCCCGCGATCTTCTTGTATATGATTCCGTCGCGTCCGATGAGGAAGGTCTCGGGTACGCCGGTCGTCCGGTAAACCCTCTGCACCCGCCCCTCGGGGTCGTGGAGAATCGGGAAGGTGAGGCCGTGCTCATCGGCGAACAGATCGAGTTTGCCGCCCGGACGGCCTGCGGCGTCAGCCTCGCCGTAGGGCGCGTCGACGCTCACCGCGAGTATCTCGAAGCCGTCGTCGGCGAATTCCTCGTAAAGCCGTTGCATGGAAGGCATCTCTTCCAGACAGGGCGGACACCAGGTGGCCCATACGTTGACCAGAATCACCTCGCCGCGATGCTCGAACACGGAACGCCGGCCTCCTTCGAGGTCAAAAGCGGAAAAGTCCGGCGCTTCAAAGCCCACGACCACCGGTTCCGCGTTGTCCCGCAGCACCCAGGCCGCGGTGATCAGAGCGGCCAAGGCCACAACTCCCCAGAGGTAGGGCGAGCGGGTCCACCCACGCTTCACGGTGTTCGCTCCGTCGTTCGGGTCGGCACCCCCTCGCGCCGGCTCCAACCGACTGCCAGCCGCACCTCGTCTCCCTTGGCGACCGGAACGCCCTCTTCCGGTGTCTGCTCGATCACCAGCCCGCTTTGGAAGCCGAAGCGGAAGACCTCCCGCACCTCCCCCAGCACCAGGTTCAGCGAGTCGAGCAGCTCCTCCGCTTCTTCCAGATTCAAGCCGACGATTTCCGGCATCGGGAAGGGTAGCGGTCCGGAGCTGACCACCATGACCACCGTATCGGGAAGACTCAGTTCGGTTCCGACCTCGGGAACGGTCTCCACCACCTGGCCGCGTGGGAGATCGGAGGCGACGGTGTCGAACACCAGTCCGAAGCCGGTTCCGGTGACCAGCACCTCGGCCATCCGGCCCGAGAGGCCGGTCACGTCGGGCACGAACCGGGTCAGCGGACCTCGGCTCACGGTGAGGCTCACCGAATCGCCCAGGCTGGCCACCTGACCGGGGAGCGGAGATTGTCCGAATACGACCTCGTCGGGAATCTTCGGATGATTCAGGGAATCGACTTCCCTGAGGATGAGGCCGACCCCGGAGAGCATTGAGGTCGCCGCGGTGAGATCCATGCCGGCAAGACTGGGTACGGCGAAGAACCCCGTGGGCGGCGGGGCGGCCGGGTAGATCAAACGGGTGGCGACGAGGTAGCCGACCGCCAGGCTCGCGATCGCACCGAGGGCCAGCTTGCCCAGGTAGCCGAACAGACTTGGAGATGAGCCGGAGCGGGTGGATGGACGCGAGCGCCGGCCGGAGGCTGTACGGGCCCGGGATTTGGGCTTGGACGCGGCGGCCTTGGGCGTCTGGGCGGACGGTTTCCTCTTGCCGCCGGACCGTTTCTTCGGCTTGCCGGGGCGGCGGCGCGCGATCGAGTCTCCTAGCTTCACGGGCAGTTACGGCCGCCTCCGAAACCGGGCGGCGAAAGCTCCGTCCACGCCCGTCTGATCGGGTCTGACGAGCAGGTGACTTTCAGCCGCCTGCCGCGCCGCCTCATGCGCAGGAGGCTCGAGCCTGAAGTCAGGGTGCTTCGTGAGAAATGCCGCCACTTGGAGCTCGTTTTCCTCCGGTTCGAGTGTGCAGGTCGAATACACCAGTAGTCCGCCCAGGGTTACCGCACGAGCGGCAGCGGCGAGGAAATCGGCCTGGAAAGCGGCCATCCTGGCAGGTGCGTCCGGTCTCAACCGCCAGCGCAGGTCGGGGTTGCGGGCGAACGTGGCGGTGCCGGTGCATGGAGCGTCGAGCAGAACCGCAGGGGACCGGTTCAGGGGCGGACGACGGGCGTCGGCGACCGCGCAGCGGACCTCCAGCCCGAGACGACGGGCGCCTGCGGCCACGAGCTGCAGACGGGAGGGAGATCGGTCGAGCGCGACGACCCGGCCGCCGCCGGCCGCCAGAACCAGGGCCTTACCGCCTGGCGCGGCGCAGAGATCGACAATGCGCCCGTCCGCCGGCAGGTCGGCGTAACGAACCGCCGAGTGCGCCCCCGGTCCCTGGATGACGGCATCGCCCACCGCTTCGAGAGCCGCGTCGGGCGCGACTCCGGCTGGTAACGGTACACAGCCGAAGAGAGTCGGATCGGGGTGGCGCGCCTGCTCGGGTTCGGGTCGACTTCGGGGCGTCCCCGCAATTCCGTCGCGAGGCGGCACCAGCCCCGCCAACCGGTTCCCGGCCCTCTCCAGGTCGCCATCCAGCGGGACCAGGCAGGTCGGAGGCGGACGGTTGGCCACCGTCACCAGATCCCGAGCGGTCTCGGCGCCCCACCTGGCGCACCAGCGCGCCACCAACCAGCGAGGATGCGAACCGCTCGTGGAGAGGTGGCCTACCGGATCGTCCTGCCAGCTCGGGAAGAGCTCCTCCGGGTTCGGAATCCTCAGAACCGA is a window encoding:
- a CDS encoding PASTA domain-containing protein; the encoded protein is MKLGDSIARRRPGKPKKRSGGKRKPSAQTPKAAASKPKSRARTASGRRSRPSTRSGSSPSLFGYLGKLALGAIASLAVGYLVATRLIYPAAPPPTGFFAVPSLAGMDLTAATSMLSGVGLILREVDSLNHPKIPDEVVFGQSPLPGQVASLGDSVSLTVSRGPLTRFVPDVTGLSGRMAEVLVTGTGFGLVFDTVASDLPRGQVVETVPEVGTELSLPDTVVMVVSSGPLPFPMPEIVGLNLEEAEELLDSLNLVLGEVREVFRFGFQSGLVIEQTPEEGVPVAKGDEVRLAVGWSRREGVPTRTTERTP
- the tsaD gene encoding tRNA (adenosine(37)-N6)-threonylcarbamoyltransferase complex transferase subunit TsaD is translated as MTAGVADLPSLIFGMESSCDETSAAVIDADDRILGHVVLSQDEHEVYGGVVPELAARAHLRSIDAVADAALRQAGVRGNEIDLWSVTAGPGLIGSLLVGVSWTKAAAFGYRRPFVACHHMEAHLFAASLEDPDACPPFVGLLVSGGHTLLLHAGAWGEYTLLGETRDDAVGEAFDKVAKLLGMGYPGGPEIERAAAAGEPHFQLPRPMVKGRAGQPGDPAYFDFSFSGLKTAVAVLVEKIGDPTPRSADLAASFQAAAVDVLATKVMRAVARTGCRRVLVGGGVAANKALRAELMRRLRPHGSLHFASPRLSLDNGAMIARTARFRYARDGASPWDTDASASLAFPGLASISNAGHDRRTFRHGTAAAAN
- a CDS encoding TlpA family protein disulfide reductase, whose translation is MKRGWTRSPYLWGVVALAALITAAWVLRDNAEPVVVGFEAPDFSAFDLEGGRRSVFEHRGEVILVNVWATWCPPCLEEMPSMQRLYEEFADDGFEILAVSVDAPYGEADAAGRPGGKLDLFADEHGLTFPILHDPEGRVQRVYRTTGVPETFLIGRDGIIYKKIAGGTHWDSQVNRELVQRLLGG